From Homalodisca vitripennis isolate AUS2020 chromosome 1, UT_GWSS_2.1, whole genome shotgun sequence, the proteins below share one genomic window:
- the LOC124365259 gene encoding uncharacterized protein LOC124365259 isoform X3, which translates to MYYTTSRIQQPSYSTHKKQVAAIQRVQQASDRDGEKLSPINLSIREATLVQLPPLNWAHYYSTPTSMLVQNTGFTVMIHAKYEHEMPYISSGPLTDNYVFSQIHFHWGEHNETGSGHAVDGIRYPLEMHVIHLKKDYTTLGEALESKDGIAVMVHLFALREERNIQLDQLTAVLQFIQRCKCCARLCPTPLSEIVHPFTNDYFLYWGAVGSPKGQYRILWFISRNVLPISAQQLKEFRQLHDPEGELLLTNSSKPQPLSGRSLFLVSPSERTNVTMYGVSRQAVQSEIYLESDESIDIRNAEYKSLAALEDNEYENCKVCPIPKRTKHAANINVGRPFKVNEGDTSVEESCIDLGNSADDSRVTVKTEMKYKDNSKRQKVITNVNVTTCKHNCKARYSPSEAVYSIVSTRGSELHLKRKSNLVRQADRSVEQACMLLSGRSSVHPTYSAPSLTSTGGYLTVKQEHTNLSGPPITNFSSELAVTNRDSDFVVKKEGKQKPYRDQINTIYNPNMDEYEYETIHEEISKSAKKGKKVTIKRFEGPDGRYNTNKKNGQYDPIRDNLWTENQKASITPKQDTSAHHSQSNTKLKGCDRYYMNEEEKEISREDTQRKHFLVHQIQKTTPYYKVVGQIPTLKEYQPDVVQNYPNYNNDNNKNKYTGQALLKTDENDLKTTKQQRVNDHIKPAYQGFYQNEYYTEKDHVEKTKKELYSKENIPFYPVPTSHDTGNYVLNPRKENKRPQQREDEDDPHCRVSLVVRTIVSDHRKPGYKKKGSKIPKYIVTKISPAEKKNYIEPTKTSLDIKQCYGEKQTPEVMENVYYAKPINEENKKDSNSNSEDIHSLQSFMDDYYENYMEKEHKESKKTQVVIKKHQNVKSNNTQQLHPNLKRNGSKQLPPSQDVQLQKPLSNEAETQNKLVNPDTTGNFENVTKKKSGAIYHKEIKDSNLTQKINVYHGKKEPDEDLHIIENTITGTVGKSQSTEVLFQSKQIEAISPHKNDTEKQINYNLVKSKHPEPQIYVKEPPNKTQPSTVICQNISLDQQIKGQAQIRHKVEYHDNKIMKTIDVSETNNNQKAQDNALQNNKLHGVEETYEESSNEQSSTYYKSKKQTFQQFQPVIQRYSVDNSNNPNINNVNKTDTEQNIQGTLKHNLLELNKTLVGAQTNSTERTSQVMDSSGFSKVTGIQKLTDTEVPPKSKLDYQCDKELVSHEYDQSNYNRYAYGKQSSRNNHIEHSKYKKNFKGQNQEIPEKSSEEHSDANNSFPKSSMPKQITRGVIENKTSPSTQVTGQKTDAVAYNPKKVLENNQNKCNNSEFEYEETLEEQNEVHTTKKVQGKTITTVRGRDEMYKLTSKTTSDKKLPLQEPMILDKVEIPGPRYVTRIPKPPLVEYEAYPVDPQQPYEIMTETLEEISSIVTTNKTFMMFKKINGKAVLNQPSAIESKQADTRSTKDQGEVSKPSNISNNRSTDEKGPEGVQDVNYTSKEHLSEEDNRKLIQRQQIQSSDTGTVISKKPEEKPINNGTEIQKQEKDRQMSNNLNQAPPDIFEKYEYSEISSISKQHYTSKEEKQVYKNLGFKGKKIVSMPEKEKHSQPLTPTDNNFPGVQDSNSYDINSEKSSERKIKIIVGSYMQQNSSLMLHALTPGHYGITAINQEEYKVAQDRKNNNNTNKFISEEYYESVKEDEKTKSNKKHYVAFSGLRHPSQPGSSNEYKIPSFEKPKDPIKQELKCPEIENEPTKDVSMNVVEPGPSEGGGMFQIVSLSEEYDSIKNKSQMLHQQFVQRVSPQQEDQNSPLVQPNSMPIDKNDGDIVIYIRQPRTKQEHLSPKITVDISDNHQMTAEELNAQKVQVHEIKNRNKKQKVLIQSINPRKSKSADVYRAPLTDSSEEDVITSSSDSNEKVLDTTHYNLTLKSTTKVNLEEGQNALVKSRAEVKIKPLNKQEAPSKTLLDQEFAQEPKTMVDECCSAFKITELHDSSSTTTSCLIDTSDSNVGGASGMNFSPIKINKQSTIVQKYPNLQFHNQWNAVGDALLENNGKTLRVTFLKNTSLPYLQGGPLLGDYIFHEVHFHWGMKDCCGTEHVIDGQRSEGQ; encoded by the exons ATGTATTACACAACATCAAGAATACAGCAACCATCTTATTCCACCC ACAAGAAGCAAGTTGCAGCCATCCAGCGAGTGCAGCAGGCGTCAGACAGAGATGGAGAGAAGCTGTCTCCTATTAACTTATCCATCAGAGAAGCCACTCTTGTACAGCTACCCCCTCTCAACTGGGCCCACTACTACTCTACCCCCACCTCCATGTTGGTCCAGAACACAGGATTTACAG TAATGATCCATGCAAAGTATGAACATGAGATGCCCTACATATCTTCAGGGCCGTTGACAGATAACTACGTCTTCTCACAGATACACTTCCACTGGGGTGAACACAACGAAACTGGCAGTGGCCATGCTGTCGATGGCATCAG ataTCCTTTGGAGATGCATGTCATTCATCTGAAAAAAGACTATACAACCTTGGGTGAAGCATTGGAAAGCAAAGATGGAATCGCAGTTATGGTTCATTTATTTGCT TTGAGGGAGGAGCGAAACATACAGCTCGACCAGCTGACAGCAGTCCTTCAGTTCATCCAGAGATGCAAATGTTGTGCTAGATTGTGTCCTACTCCCCTGTCTGAGATCGTACACCCATTCACCAACGACTACTTCCTTTACTGGGGGGCGGTCGGTTCACCCAAGGGGCAATACCGCATCCTCTGGTTCATCAGCCGAAATGTCCTTCCCATATCCGCTCAACAG TTGAAGGAGTTTCGGCAGCTGCACGATCCGGAGGGTGAATTACTACTCACAAACTCCAGCAAACCTCAGCCTTTGTCTGGCAGATCTCTATTCCTAGTGTCACCATCAGAGAGGACAAACGTCACAATGTATGGTGTCTCCCGTCAGGCTGTGCAGAGCGAGATTTATCTAGAGTCAGATGAGTCCATCGACATCAGGAATGCGGAGTATAAGTCTCTCGCTGCATTGGAGGACAACGAGTATGAGAATTGTAAAGTGTGTCCAATTCCTAAACGAACGAAACACGCTGCCAACATCAATGTGGGACGTCCTTTTAAAGTCAATGAGGGTGATACATCAGTAGAGGAGTCCTGTATTGATTTAGGGAACAGTGCAGATGACTCAAGAGTAACTGTCAAAACAGAAATGAAGTATAAAGATAACTCTAAAAGGCAGAAAGTTATCACTAACGTAAACGTTACCACTTGTAAACACAATTGTAAAGCTAGGTATTCTCCATCAGAAGCGGTTTACTCAATTGTATCCACCAGAGGATCTGAACTCCACTTGAAACGTAAGTCCAACTTGGTGAGGCAGGCCGATCGTTCTGTTGAACAGGCATGTATGTTATTGAGTGGCCGCTCATCAGTTCATCCTACTTACAGTGCCCCATCCCTGACAAGTACAGGAGGTTATCTGACCGTAAAACAGGAACATACTAACCTTTCTGGACCACCCATAACCAACTTCAGCTCGGAATTGGCTGTAACCAACAGAGATTCTGATTTTGTTGTTAAGAAAGAAGGAAAACAAAAACCATATAGAGATCagataaatacaatatataatccTAATATGGATGAATACGAATATGAAACTATCCATGAGGAAATATCAAAAAGTGCAAAGAAAGGTAAAAAAGTTACTATTAAACGATTTGAAGGACCTGATGGTAGGtacaatacaaacaaaaaaaacggCCAATATGATCCAATTCGAGACAACTTATGGACAGAAAATCAAAAAGCCTCTATAACTCCTAAGCAAGATACCTCAGCACATCACAGCCAATCAAACACAAAGTTGAAAGGTTGTGACAGATATTATATGAATGAAGAGGAAAAAGAAATTTCACGAGAAGATACTCAGAGAAAACACTTTTTGGTCCATCAAATTCAAAAAACAACCCCATACTATAAAGTAGTAGGACAGATTCCGACTTTGAAAGAGTATCAACCAGATGTAGTCCAAAATTATCCAAATTACAATAATGAcaacaataagaataaatatactgGGCAAGCACTTTTAAAAACAgatgaaaatgatttaaaaaccaCTAAGCAACAAAGAGTAAATGATCATATCAAACCAGCCTACCAAGGATTTTATCAGAATGAATACTATACAGAAAAAGATCatgtggaaaaaacaaaaaaggaattatattccaaagaaaatattcctttttatcCTGTGCCTACATCTCATGATACTGGAAACTATGTACTAAATCCTCGAAAGGAAAATAAGAGACCACAGCAAAGAGAAGATGAAGATGACCCTCATTGCAGGGTAAGTTTGGTGGTGCGAACAATAGTGTCTGATCACAGGAAGCCAGGGTACAAGAAAAAGGGaagtaaaataccaaaatatattgttactaaaatatcACCTGCAGAAAAGAAAAACTACATTGAACCCACAAAAACTTCTTTAgatattaaacaatgttatgGAGAAAAACAAACACCAGAAGTTATGGAAAATGTATATTATGCTAAACcaataaatgaagaaaataaaaaggattCAAACAGTAATTCTGAAGATATACATAGTCTGCAGAGTTTTATGGATGACTATTATGAAAATTACATGGAAAAAGAGCATAAAGAGAGCAAAAAAACTCAAGTAGTCATCAAGAAGCATCAAAATGTAAAGAGTAATAATACACAACAGCTACATCCAAATCTGAAAAGAAATGGATCAAAACAGCTTCCTCCAAGTCAAGATGTGCAGTTACAAAAACCTTTATCAAACGAAGCAGAAACACAAAATAAGCTTGTTAATCCAGATACAAcaggaaattttgaaaatgttacaaaaaagaaATCTGGTGCAATTTACcataaagaaattaaagattCAAATTTgactcaaaaaataaatgtttatcatgGGAAAAAAGAACCAGATGAAGATTTACACATAATAGAGAATACAATAACAGGGACAGTGGGCAAGAGTCAATCAActgaagttttatttcaaagtaaacagATTGAAGCTATTAGTCCTCACAAAAATGatactgaaaaacaaattaattataacttagtTAAAAGTAAACATCCTGAACCACAGATTTATGTAAAAGAACCACCTAATAAAACACAACCATCAACTGTAATTTGTCAGAATATAAGCTTAGATCAACAAATTAAAGGACAAGCTCAAATTCGACATAAAGTGGAATAccatgataataaaataatgaaaacaattgaTGTGTCAGAAACAAACAACAATCAAAAGGCACAAGATAatgcattacaaaataacaaacttcATGGTGTAGAAGAAACATATGAAGAATCAAGCAATGAACAGTCATCAacttattataaatcaaaaaaacaaacttttcaacaATTTCAACCAGTTATTCAAAGATACAGCGTAGATAATTCAAATAATCCTAACATTAACAATGTCAACAAAACTGACACTGAGCAAAATATACAGGGCActctaaaacataatttattagaaCTGAACAAAACTTTAGTTGGAGCTCAAACAAATTCAACAGAAAGGACATCACAAGTTATGGACAGTTCTGGATTTAGTAAAGTCACaggaatacaaaaattaacaGATACTGAAGTTCCTCCCAAAAGTAAACTTGATTACCAATGTGATAAAGAACTAGTAAGCCATGAGTATGATCAATCGAATTATAATAGGTATGCATATGGAAAACAAAGCTCAAGAAACAACCATATTGAACATTCGAAatataagaaaaactttaaaGGCCAAAATCAAGAGATTCCAGAAAAGAGTTCTGAGGAACATTCAGATGCAAACAATTCTTTTCCAAAGTCTTCTATGCCAAAACAAATCACTAGGGgagtaattgaaaataaaacatcaccGAGTACTCAGGTTACTGGACAAAAAACTGATGCTGTAGCTTATAACCCTAAAAAAGTTCtggaaaataatcagaacaaatgTAACAACAGTGAATTTGAATATGAGGAGACATTAGAAGAACAAAATGAAGTTCATACAACTAAAAAAGTACAAGGAAAAACCATCACAACTGTTCGTGGGAGGGATGAAATGTACAAACTTACCAGTAAAACCACTAGTGATAAAAAGTTACCATTACAGGAACCAATGATATTGGATAAGGTTGAAATACCTGGACCTCGCTACGTAACTAGAATTCCTAAACCACCTTTAGTTGAATATGAAGCTTATCCTGTTGATCCCCAACAACCATATGAAATTATGACTGAAACTTTAGAAGAAATATCATCAATAgttacaactaataaaacatttatgatgtttaaaaaaataaatgggaAAGCAGTATTAAATCAACCTTCTGCGATAGAGTCGAAGCAAGCTGATACTAGATCTACGAAAGATCAAGGGGAAGTATCTAAACCAAGCAATATATCAAATAACAGGAGCACTGATGAAAAAGGTCCTGAGGGTGTACAAGATGTTAACTACACAAGTAAAGAACATTTAAGTGAAGAAGATAATAGAAAATTGATTCAGAGACAACAAATACAATCTTCAGACACCGGAACTGTTATATCAAAAAAACCAGAGGAAAAGCCAATCAATAATGGGACAGAAATTCAAAAGCAAGAAAAAGATAGACAaatgtcaaataatttaaatcaggCTCCTCCTGACATTTTTGAGAAATATGAATATTCAGAAATAAGTTCAATATCCAAACAACATTATACAAGTAAAGAAGAAAAGCAAGTGTACAAAAATTTAGGATTTAAAGGAAAGAAAATTGTATCTATGCCTGAGAAAGAGAAACATTCACAACCATTAACACCTACTGATAATAATTTTCCAGGAGTACAAGATTCTAATAGCTATGACATTAATTCAGAAAAATCgtcagaaagaaaaataaaaataattgttggtTCATATATGCAACAAAATTCTTCCCTCATGCTCCATGCTTTGACTCCTGGGCACTATGGAATAACAGCCATTAATCAAGAAGAATATAAGGTAGCTCAAGAtaggaaaaacaataataatactaataaatttattagtgaAGAATACTATGAAAGTGTTAAAGAAGAtgaaaagacaaaatcaaataaaaaacactatGTAGCATTTAGTGGATTAAGACATCCTTCCCAGCCAGGTTCATCTAATGAATACAAAATTCCATCATTTGAAAAACCCAAGGACCCTATAAAACAAGAACTTAAATGTCcagagattgaaaatgaacctacAAAAGATGTATCAATGAATGTGGTTGAACCAGGTCCGTCTGAAGGTGGAGGCATGTTTCAAATTGTGTCATTAAGTGAAGAGTATGACTCTATCAAAAACAAATCACAAATGCTTCATCAACAGTTTGTTCAAAGGGTATCTCCTCAGCAAGAAGATCAAAATTCACCTTTGGTTCAACCCAACAGTATGCCCATTGATAAAAATGATGGGGACATCGTTATTTACATCCGACAGCCTCGAACTAAACAAGAACACCTCTCACCGAAAATAACTGTTGATATTAGTGACAACCATCAGATGACAGCTGAAGAGTTAAATGCTCAGAAGGTACAGGtgcatgaaataaaaaatagaaataaaaaacagaaagtATTAATACAATCTATTAATCCAAGAAAATCTAAAAGTGCTGATGTTTACCGTGCCCCACTTACTG